In one Paraburkholderia megapolitana genomic region, the following are encoded:
- the pabB gene encoding aminodeoxychorismate synthase component I, whose product MSVFQVQCRVLEGCPDALATFRQVFSRSSSRFLLESSVIIEGFSRFSFMGDAYGPSGESITYDLRTQQATVERDGRSETLRVASLFDLLKTNLEARRIEAPAGLPFGFDLGYAGVFGYELKCETTGEMAYQSSANDAAFIFATRLIALDHVERKTYLLYLTQDDAQREQAAVWFDTVERGLRAQADTLRSIDVREMAPARKKLSLQEVEAWIARNAHLRHDRPTYIGKIREALTEIVNGESYEICLTNMISFPFERSPFDLYCAMRELSPAPHAAYFSIGDFALVGSSPERFLSVDRHGCAEAKPIKGTRPRGRTPDEDAALIEDLRSSEKDRAENLMIVDLLRNDLGQVCTIGSVHVPKLFDVETYSHVHQLVSTIRGTLKPGVSTVDCIRAAFPGGSMTGAPKKRTMEIIDRLEEGPRGIYSGALGWFGLSGACDFNIVIRSVLIDKGHAQLGVGGAITALSDPVEEFDETIVKARGVVEAIERLAAEKSHAQDASDRRAHRADPAALAIQSHVSVSTE is encoded by the coding sequence ATGAGCGTTTTTCAGGTCCAGTGCAGAGTACTGGAGGGTTGTCCCGATGCACTGGCGACATTCCGGCAGGTGTTTTCCCGTTCGAGCAGCAGGTTCCTGCTTGAAAGCAGCGTGATCATCGAGGGCTTTTCGCGCTTCTCGTTCATGGGCGATGCATACGGTCCTTCGGGTGAAAGCATCACCTACGACCTGCGCACGCAGCAGGCCACCGTCGAACGCGACGGTAGAAGCGAGACGCTGCGCGTCGCGAGCCTGTTCGATCTGCTGAAGACGAACCTTGAGGCACGCCGGATCGAGGCACCGGCCGGATTGCCGTTCGGTTTCGATCTCGGTTACGCGGGCGTGTTCGGCTATGAACTGAAGTGCGAAACGACCGGCGAGATGGCGTATCAGTCGAGCGCGAACGACGCCGCGTTCATTTTCGCCACCCGGCTCATCGCGCTCGATCATGTCGAACGCAAGACTTATCTGCTGTACCTGACGCAGGACGACGCGCAGCGCGAACAGGCTGCGGTGTGGTTCGACACGGTCGAGCGCGGTTTGCGGGCGCAGGCGGACACGCTGCGCTCGATCGATGTGCGCGAGATGGCGCCGGCAAGAAAGAAACTGTCGTTGCAGGAAGTCGAGGCATGGATCGCGCGTAACGCGCATCTGCGGCACGACCGGCCCACCTATATCGGGAAGATTCGCGAGGCGTTGACGGAAATCGTCAATGGCGAGAGCTACGAAATCTGCCTGACCAACATGATCTCGTTCCCGTTCGAGCGCTCGCCGTTCGATCTCTACTGTGCGATGCGCGAACTCTCGCCCGCGCCGCATGCAGCGTACTTCAGCATCGGCGATTTCGCGCTGGTCGGTTCGTCGCCGGAGCGCTTCCTGAGTGTCGATCGTCACGGTTGTGCGGAGGCGAAGCCGATCAAGGGTACGCGGCCGCGTGGTCGCACACCCGACGAGGATGCTGCATTGATCGAAGACCTGCGGTCGAGCGAAAAGGATCGCGCAGAAAACCTGATGATCGTCGACCTGTTGCGCAACGATCTCGGCCAGGTCTGCACGATCGGTTCGGTGCACGTGCCGAAACTGTTCGACGTCGAAACGTATTCGCATGTGCATCAACTGGTGTCGACGATACGCGGCACGTTGAAACCTGGCGTATCGACGGTCGATTGCATTCGGGCCGCTTTCCCGGGCGGTTCGATGACCGGTGCGCCGAAGAAACGCACGATGGAAATTATCGACCGGCTCGAAGAAGGACCGCGCGGCATCTACTCGGGCGCACTCGGCTGGTTCGGACTCTCGGGTGCCTGCGACTTCAACATCGTCATCCGCTCGGTGCTCATCGACAAAGGCCACGCGCAGCTCGGCGTGGGCGGCGCGATCACCGCGCTGTCGGACCCGGTCGAGGAGTTCGACGAGACGATCGTGAAAGCGCGCGGCGTGGTCGAAGCGATCGAGCGGCTGGCGGCGGAGAAGTCTCACGCGCAGGACGCATCCGACAGGCGCGCGCACCGGGCCGACCCTGCCGCGCTGGCGATCCAGTCGCACGTGAGCGTGTCGACGGAATAA
- a CDS encoding anthranilate synthase component II, whose product MCKTLIIDNFDSFTYNIFQNMGEVCGEEPTVVLNTADFDAVDLDRYDCIIVSPGPGTPACAADVGISAKAIHQTRVPLLGVCLGQQCMAHLHDMEVVHAPEPMHGRVSVIQHDGRGVFQGLPAALSVVRYHSLVVKEVKAPFELTAWDDDGVIHGIRHRTRPLHGVQFHPESICTEAGRDLFRNFRDLAMVHRNQRAA is encoded by the coding sequence ATGTGCAAGACGCTCATCATCGATAACTTCGACTCCTTCACCTACAACATCTTCCAGAACATGGGCGAGGTGTGCGGAGAAGAGCCGACCGTGGTCCTCAATACCGCGGATTTCGACGCCGTCGATCTCGACCGCTACGACTGCATCATCGTCTCGCCTGGGCCGGGTACGCCCGCCTGCGCTGCCGATGTCGGAATCAGCGCGAAGGCGATTCACCAGACCCGGGTTCCGCTGCTCGGCGTGTGTCTGGGTCAGCAATGCATGGCTCACCTGCACGACATGGAAGTCGTGCATGCGCCCGAGCCGATGCACGGCCGGGTCAGTGTGATCCAGCACGATGGGCGCGGTGTGTTTCAGGGATTGCCGGCGGCGCTTTCGGTGGTGCGGTACCACTCTCTGGTGGTCAAGGAGGTCAAGGCGCCGTTCGAGCTGACCGCGTGGGACGACGACGGCGTGATCCACGGCATCAGGCACAGGACACGCCCGTTACACGGCGTGCAGTTTCATCCGGAGTCGATATGTACGGAAGCGGGCAGGGATCTGTTCCGCAATTTTCGCGACCTTGCGATGGTGCATAGAAATCAGCGTGCAGCGTGA
- a CDS encoding aminotransferase-like domain-containing protein: MSATAQPDVMNFLNEVSSRFPAAISLAAGRPTEQFFDRLHPGALLDALTRYEQHALRSADAAAVRTRLLQYGRTAGMIEEQIAAQLRIDQDVPAQADRLLVTAGCQEALALCLPALCPDPTDVLLVCNPTYIGATGVAAGNRIALHGLPEGDVAQAVEQSVAQLQREGRHARALYLIPDFDNPTGRVLDEAQRRAILAVCARHRIVVLEDNAYGLFRYDGAAVPPMAALDEAGSVIYLSTFSKTLSPAFRVGAAVLPDTLFGDRAARHALWENLVQRKSYVTVNTSPLTQAIVGGLLLAEGGSLRNWIQPMAGWYRTNRDTMLDALQSTFAQLSDAIGWNRPAGGFFLSMDLPFEFDAQAVTDCATRYGVIVMPMSFFALDASQNRRIRLAFSAMTPPQIRAGVAALGGYVAQRLEQCSKSEMHAFAEAR; the protein is encoded by the coding sequence ATGTCCGCCACTGCACAACCCGACGTGATGAATTTCCTCAACGAGGTCTCGAGCCGGTTTCCGGCCGCGATCTCGCTGGCCGCGGGACGGCCGACTGAGCAGTTCTTCGACCGGCTTCATCCCGGCGCTTTGCTCGACGCGTTGACCCGCTACGAGCAGCACGCGCTGCGTAGCGCGGACGCCGCCGCGGTCCGAACCCGCCTGCTGCAGTACGGCCGGACCGCGGGCATGATCGAGGAACAGATCGCCGCGCAACTGCGGATCGATCAGGACGTACCTGCTCAGGCGGATCGTTTGCTCGTCACCGCCGGTTGTCAGGAAGCGCTGGCCCTGTGTCTGCCCGCGCTCTGTCCCGATCCGACCGATGTGCTGCTGGTGTGCAATCCCACCTATATCGGCGCAACCGGCGTAGCGGCGGGCAACCGCATCGCATTGCACGGGCTGCCGGAGGGCGATGTCGCGCAGGCCGTCGAACAGTCGGTGGCGCAATTGCAGCGCGAAGGCAGGCATGCGCGGGCGCTCTATCTGATTCCCGACTTCGACAATCCGACCGGCCGCGTGCTGGACGAAGCGCAACGACGCGCCATTCTCGCCGTCTGCGCGCGGCATCGCATCGTGGTTCTCGAAGACAACGCGTATGGCCTCTTTCGTTACGACGGGGCTGCCGTACCGCCGATGGCGGCGCTCGACGAAGCCGGCAGCGTGATCTATCTGTCGACCTTCTCGAAGACCTTGAGCCCGGCGTTCCGGGTCGGTGCAGCGGTGCTGCCCGACACGCTGTTCGGCGATCGTGCCGCGCGTCACGCGTTGTGGGAGAACCTCGTGCAACGCAAGAGCTACGTGACGGTGAATACGAGCCCGCTCACGCAGGCGATCGTCGGCGGTCTGCTGCTTGCCGAAGGGGGCAGCCTGCGCAACTGGATTCAACCGATGGCCGGCTGGTACCGCACCAACCGCGACACGATGCTCGATGCACTGCAGTCGACATTCGCGCAGCTGTCGGATGCGATCGGCTGGAATCGTCCTGCTGGTGGCTTCTTTCTGTCGATGGATCTGCCGTTCGAATTCGACGCGCAGGCGGTCACCGACTGTGCGACGCGTTACGGCGTGATCGTGATGCCGATGTCGTTCTTCGCGCTCGATGCGTCGCAGAATCGCCGCATCCGGCTCGCTTTCAGCGCGATGACGCCGCCGCAGATACGTGCGGGTGTAGCAGCGCTTGGCGGCTATGTCGCGCAACGGCTCGAACAGTGTTCGAAATCCGAGATGCATGCGTTTGCCGAAGCGCGCTAA
- a CDS encoding VOC family protein has protein sequence MTRVTSAPSLVAVQTETGMETDADVMSLPRSTAAPFQRVDHIALAVRDLEEAIHLFRDVLGFELKKRRHIKGARTGMVAAELEMNDIRFVLCQGTEPESQVSQLVENFGVGIAHVAMQVDDVDEAVQTLRQRGLAFDTNVIRGGGLTQAFSSRCANTGMSFELIRRDGEEGFLEDNVQELFDQLEQSGKY, from the coding sequence ATGACTAGAGTCACGTCGGCACCATCGCTGGTTGCCGTCCAGACAGAGACAGGGATGGAGACAGATGCCGACGTCATGAGCCTGCCTCGATCCACCGCTGCTCCTTTCCAGCGTGTCGATCACATTGCGCTTGCGGTTCGCGACCTGGAAGAGGCCATCCACCTGTTCCGCGACGTGCTCGGTTTCGAACTGAAGAAGCGCAGGCATATCAAGGGCGCGCGTACCGGCATGGTGGCCGCCGAACTCGAGATGAACGATATCCGTTTCGTGCTGTGCCAGGGCACGGAGCCGGAGTCGCAGGTCTCGCAACTGGTCGAGAACTTCGGCGTGGGGATCGCTCATGTGGCGATGCAGGTCGACGACGTCGACGAGGCGGTTCAAACGCTCAGGCAGCGCGGCCTTGCCTTCGATACCAACGTGATCCGCGGCGGTGGCCTGACGCAGGCGTTCTCGTCGCGTTGTGCCAATACCGGCATGAGTTTCGAGCTGATCCGCCGCGATGGTGAGGAAGGTTTCCTGGAGGACAACGTCCAGGAGTTGTTCGACCAGCTCGAGCAGTCCGGCAAGTATTAG